A part of Clarias gariepinus isolate MV-2021 ecotype Netherlands chromosome 14, CGAR_prim_01v2, whole genome shotgun sequence genomic DNA contains:
- the LOC128541063 gene encoding uncharacterized protein K02A2.6-like — translation MMPETAAQPEPNPQGDNEPSSPESSISPDEEQRASPEPEERLLLIPEDYAPPTPDLTSLANMQAAASGEEIRKWLARGATKNNDTNVWRSADGRFVAPQNFLLTLIRQVHGNDHVAKGEVIRRIQKEWWSPYLGPMVHRTLSQFCDICARFNVRKHFTSPIGHIPEPDGPFRHIMFDYVDMGEPRIQGKRYILVVEDRFSRWVEAVATAKEDATAVAKFLCREVIPRFGIPDTISSDNGKHFTNKIVQKITQWLKIKHRFGCVYHPQSQGMVERANGVLKMKLAKICAETGMNWFQALPLALMGMRSQTNRNTHLTPHEMLTGRPMLTSFTRGPYKGPTLEQLQSELDHYVKHLSEIHKAIFQQVKGATIHDNTRQRAADQAEDAEAEDERTVLPGDWVFIRVFKRKWDQARREGPYKVVLATPTAVKVKEWNRYLTQGG, via the coding sequence atgaTGCCAGAGACAGCAGCACAGCCAGAACCTAATCCGCAGGGAGATAATGAACCAAGCTCTCCAGAATCGAGCATTAGTCCTGATGAAGAACAGAGGGCAAGTCCAGAGCCAGAGGAAAGATTATTACTTATACCTGAAGACTATGCGCCCCCTACACCAGACTTAACCTCACTAGCGAACATGCAGGCAGCAGCATCAGGAGAAGAGATTCGTAAATGGCTCGCAAGAGGAGcaacaaaaaataatgatacTAATGTTTGGCGAAGTGCAGATGGGCGTTTTGTAGCTCcacaaaattttcttttaacccTGATAAGACAAGTTCATGGTAACGATCACGTAGCAAAAGGGGAAGTGATAAGGAGAATCCAAAAGGAATGGTGGTCGCCTTATCTAGGTCCTATGGTTCATCGAACATTATCGCAGTTTTGTGACATCTGTGCTAGATTTAACGTTAGAAAACACTTTACATCACCGATAGGACACATCCCAGAGCCAGATGGGCCGTTCAGGCATATAATGTTTGATTATGTGGACATGGGGGAACCTAGGATACAAGGAAAACGATATATCTTAGTGGTAGAAGACAGATTTAGCAGATGGGTAGAAGCTGTGGCAACAGCTAAGGAAGATGCAACGGCAGTAGCAAAATTCTTATGTAGAGAGGTGATACCAAGATTTGGAATTCCAGACACAATCAGTTCAGACAATGGAAAACACTTCACAAATAAGATAGTACAGAAAATTACTCAGTGGTTAAAAATCAAGCACAGATTCGGATGTGTTTATCACCCCCAATCTCAGGGGATGGTAGAAAGAGCAAATGGAGTTCTAAAAATGAAATTGGCTAAAATATGTGCAGAGACAGGCATGAACTGGTTTCAAGCTTTGCCATTAGCCTTAATGGGCATGAGATCGCAAACTAACCGTAACACGCATCTAACTccgcatgaaatgcttactGGCAGACCTATGCTTACTTCCTTTACTCGCGGGCCCTATAAAGGCCCCACACTTGAACAACTGCAAAGTGAACTCGATCATTATGTGAAACACTTATCTGAAATACACAAAGCTATTTTCCAACAGGTTAAGGGAGCAACAATACACGATAACACCAGACAGAGAGCAGCTGATCAAGCTGAGGACGCTGAGGCAGAGGACGAGAGAACTGTACTGCCTGGTGACTGGGTATTCATCCGAGTGTTCAAAAGAAAGTGGGATCAAGCTAGAAGGGAAGGACCATACAAGGTGGTGTTGGCAACTCCAACTGCTGTGAAAGTTAAAG